The genomic window CCTTATCTTATCATCGAAGACTGTAAGTCCAACTCCTGTAGTGCTTGCAATCTCATGTGCGTCCCCTCTAAGCCCTCCGTTTGTAACATCGGTCATGGCATGGACTTCGGGAAGTAACCCTGCATTTGAAATGGCTTCAGATGCTTTTATAAAACTTACATCCATTGTCTCGTCCACCACGTCGAACATACCGTGGTATATTGCAGTTGTGGTTATGGTTCCTCCTCCAGAACCTTCAGTCATTAAAATAACGTCTCCTTTTTTGGCACGTTTCCTTGCAGTTGGAGGATATTCAGATACTCCCACCGCACCCACTGCACTTACTAATCTATCACCTAAAACCATGTCCCCTCCAACTCTGAGGGTACTTCCTGCTACAAGCGGCACGTTTACAAGTTCTGAAACTGCACAAACCCCTGCAGTAAAGTCAAAGAGTTTTCCAACATCTCCATCATCTGCAAGGTGAAGATCGCTTAGTATCGCAACAGGGTCAGCTCCCATAACGCACACGTCTCGAAGTGATGCCCTGGCAACGTGAAATCCTCCTAAGAAAGGATATTCGCTTAAACGGGAGTGTATTCCATCAACTGCTGTTGTTACATAAATATCGTTAGATCCAACGCTTTTTTTAACTACTCCTCCATCGTCCTGGGCTTCTGGAGTTATAAATGCATTTGTATGGGTGCTTGACACGATATCTGCGATTCTTCTGTGAACGAAGAAATCTCCTTCTCCCCTGGAACCAACACCGATTTCTCCCATTTTAACGTCTGCTTTATTGTAATTTATTAAATCCCTCAGGAAATCATCTGGATGAGATTCAATTGTTAATGTGTTTTTAACCTCTTCAATCACAGCAGATGCCATTTTAGAAGCTTGTTCTGGATTTATATTTTTATATTCTAATATTTTGTCCCTTAAGCTATTTTCAACGGATTTTTCATCATTATGATTTATTGACTGTCTTACAAAGCCTTCTATGTCCACGTGATATCTCCTTGAATGTTTTAAATGAAATTTTATGATTTATATAAACTGATCTCCATATTCAATTGATCTTTATTGTGACTCTATTACATTTAAATATATAATTATAATATTCAAAAAGATCATATTTAATTTAAGGATTATACTGGCGGATTATGTTTGGACCATTATTGTTTGGGATAAGAAGCGGTTCAAAATAACTTAATCTGGCTTTGAAGTGAATAACATTTGAATTTATAATTTAACTGGGTGGTGAGGTAATTATGAAAAGAGATGTTATCAAGATTAATGAAGAAAAATGTACAGGATGCGGTGAATGTATTCCTGGATGTCCTGAAGGAGCTTTGCAGGTAATTGAAGGGAAGGCAAGACTGATAAGCGATTTATTCTGTGATGGTTTAGGGGCATGTATTGGAAACTGCCCTCAGGGAGCTATAGAAATTGAACAGAGAGAAGCAGAGCCTTATGATGAAAATAAAGTTATGAAAAATATAATAATGGGAGGACCTAGTGTTATATTGGCCCATTTAAAGCATCTCTCTGATCACGGCCAGAAAGACCTTCTTAATCAGGCGGTTGATTTTTTAAAAGAAAGGAACATTGATATCCCTGACTATGAAAAAGGAGCATCATTTGAATGCGCGTGTCCTGGTTCAATGGCAGTGGATTTGAGTCAAAAGCCTGAAACTGAAAATGAACCTCAGATAAGGGTTAGCCCGGAACTTAGAAACTGGCCGGTGCAATTACAGCTTTTAAATCCAAATGCACCTTATTTTAAAAATGCAGACCTTTTGATCTCAGCGGACTGTGCACCTTTTGCATATGCTAACTTTCATCAGGAATTCTTAAAGGACAAAGTTTTAATAATTCTTTGCCCGAAGCTGGATAAGACAATAGATAGGTATGTAGATAAATTGACTGAAATTTTCCAAAAACAGGACATAAACTCGATTTCAATAGTACATATGGAAGTTCCATGCTGCTCAGGAATTGAAGTTATAGTCAGGAGAGCATTAGAGAAAGCTCAAAAGGATATACCTCTTAAAGATTACACTATTTCTATATCTGGTGAACTAATACAGGCAAAATAAAAATGTAATTAAAGGTTTTATTGTCCTTTAATTTTTTAATTTAAAAAAAATTTCCTTATTTTGATGGAATACTCTTTACAAAATTCTTTAAGATGTTTAGACCCACTTCGCCGCTTTTTTCTGGGTGAAATTGAGTAGCAAAGACATTATCTCTGCACACTGCTGCAGTTAAGTCAATTCCATAGTTGGTGGTTGCAGCTATTATGTCTTCGTCATCTGGTTTTGCATAATATGAATGGACAAAGTACATATAATCATTTTCAATTCCATCGAGTATTGAACATTCATTTACAATTTTCAGGTTATTCCATCCCATATGTGGTATTTTGAGACCTTCTTCCGGAATTTTCATTACTTCGCCTTTGAATATATCGAGACCTTTTACTCCTTTATTTTCCTGGCTTTTTGTAAATAGTACCTGTAGTCCCAAACAAACCCCCAAAAATGGTTTTCCATTATTTATGTGTTCATGAATTATGTCTTTGTAGCTTTCAAGGTGTTCCATAGCTGTTCCAAATGCACCCACTCCGGGTAGGACCAGTGCATCAGCTTTTTCCATTTCACGGATGTCCTGAGATATTACTGTTTCTTCACCTATCTTTGTGAATCCATTTTTAATGCTTTTGAGGTTTCCGGATCCATAATTAATTATGACTATCATATTTACCCATTTTTAATCATTTAAAAAGTGTTTAAGGGGATATTGATTTATCTTGCGCTGCTCTGACATAGAAGTCGTTTACACGTATAGTATCGTTTAGATGTGGTGTTGAAACCTCGTGTAAAACTGTGTTTTCCATTGCAACTATGGAATGAGGTTTTCCTGGTTCTATCCTTACTGTGTCGTTCTTTCCAAAGTATTCTTTCCTGTCTTCAAATTCTATGTAACCAGAACCGCTTACTATGTACATGGTTTCATCTTTTTCAGCGTGGTAATGGAAAGAGGTTTGATACCCTTCTCTTATGAATAATTCTTTTGTCAGGTATTTTTCTGTGTAAATAAGGACCTTTTCATAGCCCCATGGTTTATCTTCCCTGTTTTTATATTCTTTTCTGATTTGTTCCAGTTCTTTGGAGGTATCAATTGCCATCCAGAAAAGACCATCTTCCTTGTAGTAACCAAGCTGGTTTTCACTGGCCATCATTGGGAATACAGTTTTTTCAATGTCTCCAATTTCGAAATCCCCAAAGTTAATTTCTCCATTTGAGAAATAAATTCCTCCATTGATATAATAATCGAGAACAGGTTTTTCCTTGAATGATACCAGTTTATCTCCACTAACTTCAACAATTCCGTATGGGGAAACCATTTTAGTTATAAACATGGAAAGAGGATAATCAGATTTTGCACCTTGATGAATCATTTTTTTAAGATTTAAATCAGCAACTACGTCTCCGTTCCGTATTACGCATTGCTCTTTGTTATTGATATGTTCCATACCTAATCGTATAGCATTTAAAGTTCCGAGTGGTTCATCTTCAATTACATACTCAATTTTCATCCCGTTGAAATCATTACCATATCGTTCTTCGATTTTTTCACTTAAAAATCCAGTTAACAGGAGCACACGATCCACACCCGCGTTTTTAAAGTCGAACATCTGCTTATCAAGAATTG from Methanobacterium veterum includes these protein-coding regions:
- a CDS encoding AIR synthase-related protein yields the protein MDIEGFVRQSINHNDEKSVENSLRDKILEYKNINPEQASKMASAVIEEVKNTLTIESHPDDFLRDLINYNKADVKMGEIGVGSRGEGDFFVHRRIADIVSSTHTNAFITPEAQDDGGVVKKSVGSNDIYVTTAVDGIHSRLSEYPFLGGFHVARASLRDVCVMGADPVAILSDLHLADDGDVGKLFDFTAGVCAVSELVNVPLVAGSTLRVGGDMVLGDRLVSAVGAVGVSEYPPTARKRAKKGDVILMTEGSGGGTITTTAIYHGMFDVVDETMDVSFIKASEAISNAGLLPEVHAMTDVTNGGLRGDAHEIASTTGVGLTVFDDKIRELINPKVLEMLEKLDIDPLGVSVDSLMIIAPEDVAEEVKKAVSGANVDIAEIGYVDDTGKAKLIRDGAEEALTPLFREAAYTKIKKVVGDTTPEDFEIMKEKVQNAALAAIKKKDDVVKAVREK
- a CDS encoding ATP-binding protein; the encoded protein is MKRDVIKINEEKCTGCGECIPGCPEGALQVIEGKARLISDLFCDGLGACIGNCPQGAIEIEQREAEPYDENKVMKNIIMGGPSVILAHLKHLSDHGQKDLLNQAVDFLKERNIDIPDYEKGASFECACPGSMAVDLSQKPETENEPQIRVSPELRNWPVQLQLLNPNAPYFKNADLLISADCAPFAYANFHQEFLKDKVLIILCPKLDKTIDRYVDKLTEIFQKQDINSISIVHMEVPCCSGIEVIVRRALEKAQKDIPLKDYTISISGELIQAK
- the hisH gene encoding imidazole glycerol phosphate synthase subunit HisH, translating into MIVIINYGSGNLKSIKNGFTKIGEETVISQDIREMEKADALVLPGVGAFGTAMEHLESYKDIIHEHINNGKPFLGVCLGLQVLFTKSQENKGVKGLDIFKGEVMKIPEEGLKIPHMGWNNLKIVNECSILDGIENDYMYFVHSYYAKPDDEDIIAATTNYGIDLTAAVCRDNVFATQFHPEKSGEVGLNILKNFVKSIPSK
- a CDS encoding sugar phosphate nucleotidyltransferase; translation: MSKTAGMILCGGFGKRLRPLTEKVPKPLVEIKYDYSILEGHDTYTILDKQMFDFKNAGVDRVLLLTGFLSEKIEERYGNDFNGMKIEYVIEDEPLGTLNAIRLGMEHINNKEQCVIRNGDVVADLNLKKMIHQGAKSDYPLSMFITKMVSPYGIVEVSGDKLVSFKEKPVLDYYINGGIYFSNGEINFGDFEIGDIEKTVFPMMASENQLGYYKEDGLFWMAIDTSKELEQIRKEYKNREDKPWGYEKVLIYTEKYLTKELFIREGYQTSFHYHAEKDETMYIVSGSGYIEFEDRKEYFGKNDTVRIEPGKPHSIVAMENTVLHEVSTPHLNDTIRVNDFYVRAAQDKSISP